The DNA sequence CGCTGTCGTCAAGGGTTCCGAAGTagtagatgaagagggtatTTGGTTTTGGGTTTCCGCTGCTATTTGCTTCTCAACTTGTTTTTGCGGTAATTGACCTGTCCAATgtatcgtcatcgtcgatcttccacctgcacctgtaCCCGTGTTCCATTTGACAGGTCTTGATTGAGCGCCTACTGGTGATTTAAgtgaaatgggaagatcaaTAGAAGGGTAAGATTGAAGTAATTGTTTTTGCCTTCGATTGGAGATGGATGACTTTTTCCAGTGATATCGCGGTTCTCCAGTTATATCTGAGTCGCTCCTCCTTCCTAATCGTTGAGGCAAGAATGGGTTCTGCATGTTGAGGGTGGAGGGTAAGTCGCCCTCATGCTGGAATATCCGTTTGGCTATTCGTCGTTGTAAGACCCTAGGCAAGTGTTTCGCGTGAACGGGAGAAGAGAGGTCGAGAGGAAGGGTATTTTCGAAGGCTGTTGATCGGGTGATGGACGATGAGCTGAACAGTCGACGAGTGATGGAGGACATGATGCTTGATGTGGTTATGTATCAGTGCACTTGCGTTTGCGGAGTTCAACTATCATGGCTTGGTGTCGACCATCTAAGATACCTATCTGTCGTGCAACTTATTTTCGGAGATGATTAGACGTGCTATCGAGTGGAGTTCGCCGCCAAACGGATGAACACACTCAAGCAGCAAAATGCCACAAAGCCGAAACTCCGATGTGAAAATGCCGCGTCGCTCCGAACCCTTGATCCGTTGCAGCAGAGTAGAGTATTCACCATAGACACTTCCACCCAACCAGCGTAGCGTATCCCCCCACTACCCActaccatctcatcctctcactctctctTTCCATAAACCTTTaattccttctctttcaaccccttctcctctcttcttcttcaaaaCCCTCTCCTGACGGAAGAAAAGGATACACCATCAAAATGACTCTCGTCTCTAGATCAGCTATCCGTCTCTCAAGACGAGGTGGTCAACAGCTCAGAAACGCCCGTGCCAACGCGGCTTTCTTCACCACCGCTGCCAACCAAGCTTCAAACGTTCTCCCAAAGTTcgctgcttcctcttccagagTCCAAGTCCCTAAAACTTGTGAGTGGGGCTTCCTCCTTGTCAGACCCAGTCCAGATCGGCAAGATCGAGCAGGATAGAAGCAAGTATGGAGCTCTAGAGGTGTTACGGATTATTTCGGCCGGTGTAGTTTATCCAATTAGCTGACAACGTTTCTTCGTCATATGCAGCCGTAAACTCTACCAGAACCTACGCTACCCCTTCCAACCTCCAAACCGGTGCTATCAAGACCGTCATCGGTGCCGTCGTCGATGTCCACTTCGACACTGAGAACCTTCCCCCTATCCTCAACGCCCTCGATGTGCAATTCGCTGAGGGCCAAGAGAAGCCCGAAGGTGGTCGATTGGTGCTCGAAGTAGCTCAACATTTGGGTGAAAACACTGTCAGATGTATTGCTATGGACGGTACTGGTGGTCTCGTTCGAGGTCAAAAGGTCGTCGACACTGGTGCTCCCATCAAGATCCCAGTCGGTCCCGCTACCCTTGGGTGAGTTTCATATAACATCACCCCGCGATCTCATTTTTTAGCGATCGATCTTGTGCTGACTACTCGATTGATGCGATCAGTCGAATCATGAACGTCATTGGTCAACCCATTGATCAACGAGGTCCTATCAAGGGAGTCAAGGAGGCCCCCATCCACGCCGATGCTCCTGAATTCGTTGATCAATCTACCCAAGCCGAAGTGCTCGAGACCGGTATCAAGGTCGTCGATCTCCTTGCCCCTTACGCCAGAGGTGGTAAGATCGGTCTTTTCGGTGGTGCCGGTGTCGGTAAGACCGTATTGATTCAAGAATTGATCAACAACATCGCCAAGGCCCATGGTGGTTACTCCGTGTTCACCGGTGTCGGTGAGAGAACCCGAGAAGGTAACGATTTGTACCACGAAATGAGAGAGACTGGTGTTATCAACCTCGAAGGTGACTCCAAGGTAGCTCTTGGTAAGTCACACCCCGTCTTCATCCACGATCGCATGACTGACATATAATTGCAGTGTTCGGTCAAATGAACGAGCCCCCTGGAGCTCGAGCCCGAGTTGCTCTTACCGGTCTTACCATCGCCGAATACTTCCGAGACGAGGAGGGACAAGATGTGTTGTTGTTCATTGACAACATTTTCCGATTCACCCAAGCCGGTTCCGAGGTGTCTGCCTTGTTAGGTCGTATCCCATCCGCTGTAGGATACCAACCTACTCTTTCCACCGATATGGGTGGTATGCAAGAGCgaatcaccaccaccaagaAGGGATCTATCACTTCCGTGCAAGCCGTCTACGTACCTGCCGATGATTTGACCGATCCTGCTCCTGCCACCACCTTTGCCCACTTGGACGCCACCACTGTGTTGTCTCGATCCATCGCCGAGTTGGGTATCTACCCCGCCGTGGACCCTCTTGATTCCAAATCCCGAATGTTGGACCCTCGAGTTGTTGGTCAAAAACACTACAACATCGCTACTCGAACTCAACAAATCCTCCAATCTTACAAGTCTCTCCAAGATATCATTGCCATTTTGGGTATGGATGAGTTGTCGGAAGAGGACAAGCTTACCGTCGAGAGAGCCCGAAAGATCCAAAGATTCATGTCTCAACCTTTCGCCGTCGCTCAAGTCTTCACTGGTATCGAAGGTCGATTGGTACCCCTCAAGGAGACCATCAACGCTTTCGAGGAAATCCTTGAAGGTAAACACGATCACATCTCTGAAAACTCTTTCTACATGGTCGGTGGTATCGAGGATGTCAAGGCTAAGCACGAGAAGTCCCTCAAGGAGCAAGGTAACTAAGCTTGAGATCTGAATTTTAGATATGAAAGGCAAAGGGGAAAAAGTGTATAGGGATATGATAATTTGGAAGTTTCGTCTCTTATAGATTCTTTTGGATGTCATTTTACAGATCGCTTTTCCTACTTTGGTTGCATTCTGAATTTTCAAGGTCAGCGGAGGGAGATAATAGGATTAGTTATTCTTATATAGCATACAAACCATCAAAATGAAATCAATGAACGAGACTGGATCGGGGGCAAACGCAACTTGCAGACGTTCCATGCGGCATTACATGTCTTTGTGGTCGACTCGAGGGATGTGCCGCGGGAATTTCGGCGCAATGAAAACTCGTTCGAATATTACACTTCTCTCGTATGCTTCCAGGTGAGTATGGGTCTCCGTTCGAATATTGAGGGCTGACGAGAGACATGGTCTACGGGCATCAGCTCACTCAGGTGGACACGTGAGATTACGATTCGCCAAaaagtcgaggttgatgtCTGATGAACAATCAATCGAATTATGCTCTCATCGCTACCTAATTACGCATTccaagacaagacaacaCAGCTCAAAGGACCATCCTTTGATATGCTATCGACGAAAATGGAAGTTTCCCTCCGTCAGGCTAAGCCTGTGTTAGGAAATCAGCAACCTCAAATTCAATCTTGAAACTCCGAGTGGGCGACATATTCGCATGGCATGTCTACCTCGAGGTCGAGTCGACCGatcctcgttctcgctctCCCGTTCTCGCCCACTTGTACTCTTGCCCCTACTTGCAGACGTGGGCCGGTGGCGAACATCTCATGCATGGATGAATATATACTGACTCATTACCGCACTGATCACCTATGATGTGTGTACCTGACGAACGGTTGAACGATCATCTACCTACCTATCTGCTAGCTACTAATCCACACATCAAAccaaactcacctcactTTATCGTTttgttcttgctcttctcttctctctttgtttcctctcttctttctacCTTCCAATGTATCTTGATCTGTTGAATGCCTTTGAACTTGACATTCGAACCCTTACGAAATATGGCGACCAAGGTATTACGAAGTACGAAGACGTATGCGGCTGATAAAGGGGAAGCACCAAGGCGGGTGGAAGACAAAGTAGAGATCGTTGATTATGGTGAGTCGGAGTTGCTTTCTTCCTTGGGTTTGAGATGATATCCTTCCTATCGTTTGatcacctccttccgctCACTACATCTTGTCTGAAAAGGGAGTTCATGGTGTGCATACACTCGCCAATCCCTTGGTTTATATCAATTCCAACGcccttgatgatgagactCTTGTTCTTGGTTGTACTCGGAGAACAATAAAGccctttccatctccatctccaacatcctTCCTGATATGATCGCGATCGTGATCATCACGCtgtatcatcgtcattgtaCGCCGAATCCGGCGATATCACATACCATCGCTTCGCAAAGCACTTTGATCAAGTTCAAGGTGGCTTTgactatatatatatatgttTACTTCTCTCGGACTGTCTGAGGTCCTTCATTTGATGTCATATACCCTTTACCCGTTATTTGAGACTGCCTCTCACTGTGTACAAGTCTATGCTTATAGATCGGGATGTCGCTAATCATGTCAATACCATACATTATCCTGACTTATgatccaccttcatcacccatctcatTCATAGGTCTCAATAAGAAATTACCAGATCACCCACCGCATCAACACTACCCATCGGCTGTATCTCATCGATCCACACCACCGAAAGAGTCCAAGAGCTCTGGTGGTGAAAGAGCTGACAAGACGCCTTCGTAAGTGTTTCTTGTTTCCCTATATTCACGCTGGAAAAGTCGAAAAAGGGTGAGGAAATAGCGTGGAATCGTTTGATTGTATGAATCTTCCATCCGTTTGTGGATAAATACTGATCTTTATGTCCTCAACGGAAACGTGTACGGAAAATAGCGCACGAGCAAAAGGTGAGATCTAAACATACGGTACAATGCCTCTATTGGGAAgttgattgatattgatgattCTGTTTAGTCTTACCCTGGGTACAGGGGGTACATGTCGCTGAAGACGCTGTACCAGATGGGATGTTTGGACCGTATCCTTCCAGTGAGTCGACCTTTCATCGTGCTagtccatctccatcataCGCACAAGCAGGACATCCTTTTGATATTCCAACATTCTGTTATTCATCGCTCCACTTCTCGAGATCTCTGAGCGATGCTGAGCATACTGTCGTTATCAGGACCACAGTCGATGGCAGAACCTACACAATCTCGACACCCATTCGCCTACCCAAGTATACCGACTCTGCCTTTCGCAGCGCTAGGTGCAGGTAATCGTAGTGCAGACAATGATGCTCAAGATTATGTCAAGTCGCAAAGACCGGAAAGCGAGGTTTTGAGTAGAGGCGCCGGTATGAGAGCTATGGCGAAACCTCATAATACAACAGGTAAcgctggagatggagaggaaaCACCAGGAGGGATGAGTAGTATAGGTATGGGTACATTTGGTCTGGAAGGGCAGAGCGCTCTCGGTCCAGCTGGGATCCCTTTACCCAAGTCAAAATACGTGGGTACAGTCAGCTCGAACGATACGCGGCGTGATCACACAgagctgatgtcatctccatcgcttAGACTGGAGCAACGGGCGTGACCGGATCACCCAAAAAATCTCAGTACACCACTCGAAAACCTCCGCCTACTGATCCGCTTCCGCCAGACCCGCCCACTACGAAACCAGAATCAGACGGACCAGAAGTAGTCGCTCAGCCTCATGAGCACAAGCCGCATCACGAGTATCCATTTTCTCACGTCGAAGCGCAAGCGAAACTTGTCCAAGCAATGGAACAAGCGAGAGCTGCCGCTTTGGCTCAGCTGGAAGCGGCTCAGCGGAACTCGGCTATCGAGATGGAACAAGAGATGTTGGCCGCACTCGAAAATCACACGGTACACGACAGAGAGAAGGGACCAAGACAGACATACGATACAATGGATAGCGGGCCTTCCTTCGGACATCTACTCCACCAGAATGGGATCCCACTCTCAGCTAGACAAAGTGCTCAAGTGCCACAAGGCTCGGCAAATCAAGCAGACTTCTTCAGGATTCCATTCGGAGTACCATTGGGCATGAATGTACCTCGACCACTCCTGGTTATGCGGGATAGCGCAGGTGCTGGCTTAGGATTGGGATTGAGTCCTGATTTACTGGAGATACTTGAACAAGATCAGGGTATCAGTCCGAGAGGTCCAGAAGATAGGAGTGCTTTCGTCGAGACGGTTGAAGACGTAAGTCAGCTAATAAGCGGACACGACTCgtagctgacgatgatgtacTCCTAGGAGGAAGCGTCTGGTATACCCAGCGATGTCCGTACAGCAACTCCATCCAAAGGTCCCACGCCAAGTCCTCAAGCCAATCGCACCACTGGACAATCTGCCGCTCGCAGCGAGTCTGGGGTATTTGGGGCGCATCCGGCTGCACCCCGGTCGACAGCGCAGACGGTGGGTCTCGTATCTTTTCCTTTGTTCTGAACAATCTTCCTTTCATCACCATAGTATGCTTGACTGGTTTACCAAATCTTCGGTATGCAGCGTGCTCCTGCATCCGCTCGAGCACCCACCGAACACGTCAAATCACCTTCAGTTGCTCCTTCGGCTGTAAGAAGTAGAGCGCCGACCAAAGCTCCAACGAAAGCTCCTACTGTCGTGTCCGCTGTCCCAGCGTTCCCAAAGGCTCCCTCTGTAGCGCCTACTGTAAGATCGCAAGCTAGATCGGCCGCACCCCGAAGTCAGGCTCCAAAACCTGTACTTCAAGAAACTTTGATGGAATATCCTGACGGACACACAATTTATTCTCAAGTGAGAACCAAGAAAACCCCTACTATCATCCCGAATACCGtccatgatcatgatgagaACGAAATCGAATACGAGTATGAGATGTCGCACCACGGTTCAGTTGCTCCTACTACCATCAGCAACGTCAAGAAGCTGGTAGCTGAGAGCAGATTTCATGATGAGACGCTTTGCCAATTGTTGGATGCTGCTAGATTGAATTTGATCGGAGAGGCGGCGAAGAAAGCTTTACAACGGGCTGCAAGAGCGCGAGTGATTGAGTTGAGAGAATTGAGGGAGAGAGGCGCGGTAAGTGACATCGGGGGTTGCTATTTCCTGCGGTGGCAGTCAAGTTGATGATTGCGATGCTGCAGATTGAGGAAGGGCTCAGAGAACCCGTCATTCCCGAAGAACCTCAGCCTAAATCCACCCAATCGACCccgaagaaggaaaagaggagCAAGAGTAGGGATAGATCGCGTAAGAAAAGCGCATCTGAAAAGgctgaggtgagctgtgTCCTTCACGCGTATCGCTCATTCGTATGACTAAAACTGATCGATTGTCTGATAGACTGTCGCCATCACCCAAGATCCACCAGCATGGGCGCAAGATGTGGGTCGTTCCGTGACATATACTCAACGACTGCGAAGCTGACTTCGATGTACAGATCATGGGAAGGCTGGCTGCCTTTGATGCGGAATTTACCGCCCTGGAACAACAAAAGCACGATATCGAAAATATGGGTCAAAACCGACCGGCGACTCAGCACTCTCAGACCACCCACGAAATACCGAGTCAATATCTCAACGAATTGATCTTCAATGATATGCCCTCTTCAGGCTTCACACACGGCATAAACATGCCTCAAGGACTGACTCAGTCGATCCTATATCCCGAACACAACTCGAGGCCACCTATGCCAGGTCCAGCTAATATGAAGGCCACTACCCATTATACGCATCCTGCTCAATCTAGTCATGGTATGGACCAACCGACAAGAGCCAATGGGACAGGATATTCTCAACATGCTCCGACCGCGATGCCTTCCCATCGTACGCAATATGCTCCTACTGCTGTACCCTCACACCATGCCTCGCAAGCGCCTACTCAGTATACCCAGCGTGCTCCGACTGTGGCTGCATCTCAGCATACTCAGCAACCACCTTCTCAAGCGAGAAATGGAGCCGGCACGAATGTGAATCCAGCGGATATTCCAACCTGGGGGTCAGAAGTTGAACTTCCCCAAGTGAGTAACGACCATCTCCCGACTGGACCTACGATCAATATTCTTGCGCCCACGGAATCTGGTCTGGGACCAAACGGTCGACCGAGTACTCGAGCCCCCTCACCTTCGGTTCATactcaagcgagatcaagaggtcCATCCCGAGCTGGTACTCATCAACCCGGTCCCGATCATGTCGAAGTGACTATCATACACGAGCAACCCCTTCCGGAAGCAGCTATGCCAGATCCGAATGAGCGAGAAGTACCTGCGCCACCGTCGGAAAGCTTGAGGTCGCACCGACCCACTCCACCGTCGAAATCTACTCCGATGGATGCCAACACCGTGCACACCGCGCGAGTGACTACAGCTCCTTCACAAGCAGCACAGACAGCTTTCCCTCAAAGTCACACGGCACATAGTGCACAGCACAGTCAAGCCGGTACTATGCCCTACAATACCAATGCACAAAGTCATGTAGGACATGACCAATTCCCAGTGCAATCCGCTTATATAGGAACCCCGGACGCATATCCGCCTACGCTGACAAAACCGGTAccatcaagtcaagtagCTCCGACAAAGCCAGCCACAACAACCGTCCAACAAAGTACCATTCATATGCGTCCTCATAATGTGATGATGTCGCCTCCAAAACACGCAGGTACCCCGCCCCGAAGGGATATGATCCATATCATCGACCCGCTTTTACCCCAGATGAGAGGTTGGCAGCCGTGGGACATGCTTACGCAGCGTCTGTATTCTTGGGCTCTGATCGCAGAGGAGAAAAGCTTTGTGAGGGCTTTGGAGGAAGTCAGTCTAGGTagacaagtgagtcagctttcttctcgagaTGTGCTCGTGGCAGAAGCTGACCGCCAAACATAACTAGGTTGAAGAGTTCCCATTGAGCATCTTCCTGATGATGACTTATaaaaggtatgtcagctgagctAGTCCGACTTCATCTTAGCTAAATGATCATTATTCTCAGATTAATTAGAAGAAATCTGAGCGAGAATCCTCCAATACCAAGCGACAAGCTGTTCGTACCCCCAAATATAGCGAGTGCAATCAATGTTGCTGTGCACGCGGTGAGCTTTTTATTTCATTGTCCAGGGATCATAGCTCACGTTGATGCACAGAGGAGATACCATGATGCCAAAGAGATTTTACTGGAACTCTGGAACTGTGAGCTAGCTCGTGCTGATGTACGCATAATCCAGCTGACATTTCGAGTATAGCCCTCGGAAGCGATGAACCTCCTAGAGTAATCATATCACTAGCTCCTTTGGGTAATGACGTAAGTCGGCCTTCTTAAAGGGGCTCGTTGCAGGAGCTGAAGTGTCATGTTCTTAGCTCGACCAATGGGCTGCTCATCGATATGATTTGGTCACCAGGCATCTGACATCGTACAGAGTGTCTCATCTGGAAGATATGCAGATAGATGGTCGTAAGTCAGATGGCGATTCATTTCTTACTGAAGTCTCAGCTGACGATTCGTGTCATCAGGTTCATTCTGGTGTATGTTACGATCTCACACTTCTATAGTGTGCGTCGGCTATAGCAGCTGATGGTTTTCTGCATGTAGGGTGGGCAGCTATAGGTCAAGCTTGGCCTCAACTCCAGATTCCCAGTATGGACACACTCGAGCAGAGCGGTAAACAAAGGATCATCAACGAGAGAAGACCTCCTGAGCATAGGCATGACAATTCGTTATATGCCGCTAATATCAGCAGGAACCTTTTGCTGTGAGCTATTCGCTTCATCATGTTTGTTTTCGGACAAACAGCTCACATGGTAGTGGACGATTGGATCATACAGGGGATATAGACCGGAACGACAACAGGACCTGACTAAATTGAGAGAATTAGTATGGGCGGAGGTGAGCagactgactgatt is a window from the Kwoniella dejecticola CBS 10117 chromosome 8, complete sequence genome containing:
- a CDS encoding mitochondrial 54S ribosomal protein mL59, whose protein sequence is MSSITRRLFSSSSITRSTAFENTLPLDLSSPVHAKHLPRVLQRRIAKRIFQHEGDLPSTLNMQNPFLPQRLGRRSDSDITGEPRYHWKKSSISNRRQKQLLQSYPSIDLPISLKSPVGAQSRPVKWNTGTGAGGRSTMTIHWTGQLPQKQVEKQIAAETQNQIPSSSTTSEPLTTATKGLYSGRKQMFKGHKDERNREQKLQDRQVRLDGMEKRIREWRQGRNDEKIRNRPSLPF
- a CDS encoding ATP synthase subunit beta, mitochondrial, whose amino-acid sequence is MTLVSRSAIRLSRRGGQQLRNARANAAFFTTAANQASNVLPKFAASSSRVQVPKTSVNSTRTYATPSNLQTGAIKTVIGAVVDVHFDTENLPPILNALDVQFAEGQEKPEGGRLVLEVAQHLGENTVRCIAMDGTGGLVRGQKVVDTGAPIKIPVGPATLGRIMNVIGQPIDQRGPIKGVKEAPIHADAPEFVDQSTQAEVLETGIKVVDLLAPYARGGKIGLFGGAGVGKTVLIQELINNIAKAHGGYSVFTGVGERTREGNDLYHEMRETGVINLEGDSKVALVFGQMNEPPGARARVALTGLTIAEYFRDEEGQDVLLFIDNIFRFTQAGSEVSALLGRIPSAVGYQPTLSTDMGGMQERITTTKKGSITSVQAVYVPADDLTDPAPATTFAHLDATTVLSRSIAELGIYPAVDPLDSKSRMLDPRVVGQKHYNIATRTQQILQSYKSLQDIIAILGMDELSEEDKLTVERARKIQRFMSQPFAVAQVFTGIEGRLVPLKETINAFEEILEGKHDHISENSFYMVGGIEDVKAKHEKSLKEQGN